GGCGGGGCTGGGCGCAGGGCTCCGGGGCGGATTCTCCCGCTCACTCGCCCTCGGGAACAGTGATGATCTTCCCGTTCTTGTCCACCGAGTGGGTCTGCCAGTACTTGTCCCACTTGTCGTCGACGTGCTTGGGGACCTTGCCCTCCGGGTAGCGGACGTAGCCCTTCGGGGGCTCCTCGTCGTCGGGGACGCAGGCGCTGCCGGTGCCGCCCACGGTCATGACCGGGTACTCGCCGCCGCCGCAGGTCGCTTCCTGCAGGGAACAGCCGGTGGTCAGGGTCGCGGCCGCCGCGGAGGCGAGCGCGAGG
This is a stretch of genomic DNA from Streptomyces sp. NA04227. It encodes these proteins:
- a CDS encoding SCO0607 family lipoprotein, which produces MRTNSRVQPQPSASGALTRNRAGNRSRGRTRRAALGLALASAAAATLTTGCSLQEATCGGGEYPVMTVGGTGSACVPDDEEPPKGYVRYPEGKVPKHVDDKWDKYWQTHSVDKNGKIITVPEGE